In a single window of the Saccharothrix australiensis genome:
- a CDS encoding DUF5995 family protein, with translation MTHAPAQIPASVEQVVQRMKTIDEQLDPCDGVACFNRMYLRVTELVGQHIVEGFFEDPVFLERMDVLFAGLYFKAVDAAVAGEEPPVPWKPLFDARDDRTVWPLQFALAGMNAHINHDLALAVIATCQERGTTPLTKPVHADYLRVNELLSRAEAEVRAEYEPQLLSLATADAEQLKHVLSSFSIARTRDASWGTALTLWQQRTLKPVYRTTLAAVATDVALVGAALLTPVVPPPA, from the coding sequence ATGACCCACGCCCCTGCCCAGATCCCGGCTTCCGTCGAGCAGGTGGTCCAGCGGATGAAGACCATCGACGAGCAGCTGGACCCGTGCGACGGCGTCGCGTGCTTCAACCGGATGTACCTGCGGGTCACCGAGCTGGTCGGGCAGCACATCGTGGAGGGGTTCTTCGAGGACCCGGTGTTCCTGGAGCGGATGGACGTCCTGTTCGCGGGCCTGTACTTCAAGGCGGTCGACGCCGCCGTGGCGGGCGAGGAGCCGCCCGTGCCGTGGAAGCCGCTGTTCGACGCGCGGGACGACCGCACCGTCTGGCCCCTCCAGTTCGCGCTGGCCGGGATGAACGCGCACATCAACCACGACCTGGCGCTCGCCGTCATCGCCACCTGCCAGGAGCGCGGCACCACGCCGCTGACCAAGCCGGTCCACGCGGACTACCTGCGGGTGAACGAACTGCTGTCACGCGCGGAAGCCGAGGTGCGCGCCGAGTACGAGCCGCAACTGCTCTCGCTGGCGACCGCCGACGCCGAACAGCTCAAGCACGTCCTGTCGAGCTTCAGCATCGCGCGCACCCGCGACGCCTCCTGGGGCACGGCGCTGACGCTGTGGCAGCAGCGCACCCTCAAGCCGGTCTACCGGACCACCCTGGCGGCGGTGGCCACCGACGTCGCGCTGGTCGGCGCCGCGCTGCTCACCCCGGTCGTGCCGCCGCCCGCCTGA